A single Pararhizobium sp. A13 DNA region contains:
- the groL gene encoding chaperonin GroEL (60 kDa chaperone family; promotes refolding of misfolded polypeptides especially under stressful conditions; forms two stacked rings of heptamers to form a barrel-shaped 14mer; ends can be capped by GroES; misfolded proteins enter the barrel where they are refolded when GroES binds), with the protein MAAKEIKFGRTAREKMLRGVDILADAVKITLGPKGRNVIIDKSFGAPRITKDGVTVAKEIEIEDKFENMGAQMVREVASKTNDIAGDGTTTATVLAQAIVREGTKAVAAGMNPMDLKRGIDLAVTEVVKGLVAKAKKISTSEEVAQVGTISANGEKEIGQYIADAMQKVGNEGVITVEEAKTADTELEVVEGMQFDRGYLSPYFVTNPEKMVAELDDAYILLHEKKLSNLQAMLPVLEAVVQTGKPLLIISEDVEGEALATLVVNKLRGGLKIAAVKAPGFGDRRKAMLEDISILTGGQVISEDIGIKLENVTLEMLGRVKKVTITKENTILVDGAGKKAEIDGRVAQIKGQIEETTSDYDKEKLQERLAKLSGGVAVIRVGGATEIEVKEKKDRIDDALNATRAAVEEGIVPGGGTALLRASIVLDIKGANDDQTAGINIVRKALQSLVRQIAENAGDEGSIVVGKILESGTDNYGYNAQTGEYGDMIAMGIVDPVKVVRTALQNAASVAGLLVTTEAMIAELPKKESAGGGMPDMGGMM; encoded by the coding sequence ATGGCAGCCAAAGAAATCAAGTTCGGCCGCACCGCGCGCGAAAAGATGCTGCGCGGCGTCGACATCCTCGCTGACGCCGTCAAGATAACGCTCGGTCCGAAAGGCCGTAACGTCATCATCGACAAGTCGTTCGGCGCACCACGCATCACCAAGGATGGTGTGACTGTCGCCAAGGAAATCGAGATCGAAGACAAGTTCGAAAACATGGGCGCCCAGATGGTCCGCGAAGTTGCTTCGAAGACCAACGACATCGCCGGCGACGGCACGACGACTGCAACGGTTCTGGCACAGGCCATCGTTCGCGAAGGCACCAAGGCCGTTGCCGCCGGCATGAACCCGATGGACCTGAAGCGCGGTATCGATCTTGCGGTGACGGAAGTGGTCAAGGGCCTTGTCGCCAAGGCCAAGAAGATCAGCACTTCAGAAGAAGTGGCCCAGGTCGGCACGATCTCTGCCAACGGCGAAAAGGAAATCGGCCAGTACATCGCTGACGCGATGCAGAAGGTCGGCAATGAAGGCGTCATCACGGTTGAAGAAGCCAAGACCGCCGACACCGAACTCGAAGTCGTCGAAGGCATGCAGTTCGACCGCGGCTATCTGAGCCCTTACTTCGTCACCAACCCGGAAAAGATGGTTGCCGAACTGGACGACGCTTACATCCTTCTCCATGAGAAGAAGCTCTCCAACCTGCAGGCCATGCTTCCGGTTCTCGAAGCTGTCGTTCAGACCGGCAAGCCGCTCCTCATCATCTCGGAAGACGTCGAAGGCGAAGCGCTTGCGACCCTCGTCGTCAACAAGCTGCGTGGCGGCCTGAAGATTGCTGCCGTCAAGGCTCCGGGCTTCGGCGATCGCCGCAAGGCCATGCTGGAAGACATCTCCATCCTGACCGGTGGCCAGGTCATCTCCGAAGACATCGGCATCAAGCTCGAAAACGTCACGCTCGAAATGCTCGGTCGCGTCAAAAAGGTGACGATCACCAAAGAGAACACCATCCTGGTCGATGGCGCTGGCAAGAAGGCCGAGATTGACGGCCGCGTTGCCCAGATCAAGGGTCAGATCGAAGAAACCACCTCCGACTACGACAAGGAAAAGCTGCAGGAGCGCCTGGCCAAGCTTTCGGGTGGCGTTGCCGTCATTCGCGTCGGCGGTGCGACTGAAATCGAAGTGAAGGAAAAGAAGGACCGTATCGACGACGCGCTGAATGCGACACGCGCTGCGGTCGAAGAGGGTATCGTTCCTGGTGGTGGTACGGCCCTGCTGCGTGCTTCGATCGTCCTCGACATCAAGGGCGCAAACGACGACCAGACCGCCGGCATCAACATCGTCCGCAAGGCGCTGCAGTCGCTGGTTCGCCAGATCGCTGAAAACGCCGGCGACGAAGGTTCGATCGTTGTTGGCAAGATCCTCGAAAGCGGCACCGACAACTACGGCTACAACGCCCAGACCGGCGAATATGGCGACATGATCGCCATGGGTATCGTCGATCCGGTCAAGGTTGTCCGCACGGCTCTGCAGAACGCAGCTTCGGTTGCCGGTCTGCTCGTCACGACCGAAGCCATGATCGCCGAACTTCCGAAGAAGGAATCTGCTGGCGGCGGCATGCCTGACATGGGCGGCATGATGTAA
- a CDS encoding GNAT family N-acetyltransferase: MLSAPTLLGEAHELDLFDSGHDSLDEWLCRRARSNQISGASRTYVVCEGARVIGYYCLSSGALAVADAPGAIKRNMPDPIPMAVLGRLAIDRSWQGKGLGAALLQDAVMRVGQAAHIMGIRGLLVHAISDEAKSFYEHYGFAASPTNPMTLIMSLKLS, encoded by the coding sequence ATGCTTTCCGCCCCAACGCTTCTGGGCGAAGCGCATGAACTCGACCTGTTCGATAGTGGCCATGACAGCCTCGATGAATGGCTGTGCCGCCGTGCCCGAAGCAATCAGATCAGCGGCGCATCCCGGACCTACGTCGTTTGCGAAGGCGCAAGAGTGATCGGATATTATTGTCTGTCCTCCGGCGCGCTCGCCGTGGCGGATGCACCGGGCGCTATCAAACGCAACATGCCAGACCCGATTCCGATGGCTGTGCTCGGAAGGCTGGCGATCGATCGAAGCTGGCAGGGCAAGGGCCTTGGCGCCGCCTTGTTGCAAGATGCCGTGATGCGGGTGGGGCAAGCCGCGCACATCATGGGCATTCGCGGGCTTCTTGTTCATGCGATTTCTGACGAAGCCAAGTCGTTCTATGAGCACTACGGTTTCGCTGCGTCGCCAACAAATCCGATGACACTGATCATGTCGCTCAAGCTTTCGTAA
- a CDS encoding DUF1778 domain-containing protein, with product MPTKSASEISTHPVNLRVRDDVRVLIDRAAKAHGKTRSDFMIDAARRAAEDALLDQTLVQVDPESYKHYLAVLDQPPSGEGFERLMSVPKPWQA from the coding sequence ATGCCAACAAAATCCGCCTCAGAAATCAGTACCCACCCCGTCAACTTGAGGGTACGTGACGACGTGCGCGTTCTGATCGACCGCGCCGCCAAAGCGCATGGCAAAACGCGCTCGGACTTCATGATCGACGCGGCTCGCCGCGCTGCCGAAGACGCTCTGCTTGATCAGACGCTCGTTCAGGTCGATCCCGAGAGCTATAAGCATTATCTGGCCGTCCTTGACCAGCCGCCCAGCGGTGAGGGTTTTGAGCGGCTTATGAGCGTGCCAAAACCCTGGCAGGCATAA
- a CDS encoding phospholipase D-like domain-containing protein: MDTSFRVTGKNAASPFSLTIHRGDGMVLLGMDWKDSRPPANFVGFAIQYLEPGETVFKNVRNRIGFPGQEVPDEGIRTTEAPIQKFRWVHFPFNADLPGDFTYRVIPMLMSEDRELEPGEPQEAKLALMRETIPGKLNVAFTRGYVSSQAFIRNFAAGGPLISLVPPDGDQGLDFVPTHAEAERALAWMGFEARAETLSLLERARDVGAEVRVIAYDLNLPEVVERLEALGPRLKIIIDDSKRTDGHGRPNSPETRAAERLIASAGADNVKRQHMANLQHQKSIAIRGEGIATVLYGSTNHSWRGLYVQSNNSLAVHSTTAVDDYFAAFDSYFSAKRAADFIASTSSAGWLDLGVPGIDAKVAFSPHSEANGRLNEIGADIDTAQSSVFFSLAFLGQTTRGPIGPALGRAIEREGMHVMGIADARVQAGNLGLAVLSPDKRRRVVRSAALTGDVPPPFSTEPSGLSGEDGNGRGTRMHHKFIVLDFDKPTARVYLGSYNFSEPADLENGENLVRVRDRTVATSYMIEALRMYDHYRFRVASEDEEEGAGHPLELKFPPHAGGTAWFERDWTDPVRVRDRQLFARAD, from the coding sequence GTGGATACGAGCTTTCGGGTTACTGGCAAGAATGCGGCGTCGCCGTTTTCGCTGACCATCCATCGCGGCGATGGCATGGTTCTTTTGGGCATGGACTGGAAGGACAGCCGACCCCCTGCCAACTTCGTCGGATTTGCGATCCAGTATCTTGAACCAGGGGAAACGGTATTTAAGAATGTGCGAAACCGGATCGGCTTTCCTGGTCAGGAAGTCCCCGACGAGGGCATCCGCACCACCGAAGCTCCAATCCAGAAGTTCCGCTGGGTCCACTTTCCCTTCAATGCCGACCTCCCGGGCGACTTCACCTATCGGGTCATACCGATGCTCATGTCTGAAGACCGAGAGCTTGAGCCGGGCGAGCCACAGGAGGCAAAGCTCGCTCTGATGCGGGAGACCATTCCCGGCAAGCTCAACGTTGCCTTTACGCGTGGCTATGTCTCATCGCAGGCATTCATCCGCAATTTCGCCGCCGGAGGACCGTTGATTTCGCTCGTACCGCCTGACGGTGACCAAGGTCTGGACTTTGTTCCCACGCATGCTGAAGCAGAGCGCGCCCTCGCCTGGATGGGATTCGAAGCGCGAGCCGAGACACTCTCGCTCCTCGAGCGCGCACGCGATGTAGGCGCCGAGGTCCGCGTCATCGCTTACGACCTCAATCTGCCGGAAGTGGTCGAACGGCTGGAGGCGCTCGGCCCAAGGCTCAAGATCATCATTGACGACAGCAAACGAACCGATGGCCACGGGCGGCCGAACTCGCCGGAGACACGTGCAGCCGAGCGTCTGATCGCCTCTGCCGGCGCGGACAACGTGAAACGTCAGCACATGGCAAATCTGCAGCACCAGAAGTCGATCGCCATTCGTGGCGAAGGTATCGCCACGGTCCTCTACGGTTCGACGAACCACAGCTGGCGAGGCCTCTATGTCCAGTCGAACAACAGCCTCGCTGTCCATAGCACCACCGCGGTCGACGACTACTTCGCAGCCTTCGATAGCTACTTTTCCGCAAAGCGGGCCGCTGATTTCATCGCCTCCACCAGCTCGGCTGGTTGGCTCGACCTCGGCGTTCCGGGCATTGATGCCAAGGTCGCCTTTTCTCCGCATAGCGAGGCCAATGGCAGATTGAACGAGATTGGCGCCGACATCGATACCGCGCAGTCCAGTGTATTTTTCTCACTCGCCTTCCTCGGCCAAACAACCAGGGGGCCAATCGGTCCTGCGCTGGGACGCGCCATCGAACGCGAAGGGATGCATGTCATGGGCATCGCCGATGCGCGAGTTCAGGCCGGCAACTTGGGACTGGCCGTGCTCAGCCCCGACAAGCGCCGGCGGGTCGTGCGTTCCGCCGCGCTCACAGGCGATGTCCCGCCACCATTCTCGACTGAGCCCTCCGGGCTTTCCGGCGAAGACGGGAATGGACGCGGGACGAGAATGCACCACAAGTTCATCGTGCTGGATTTCGACAAGCCAACGGCACGGGTCTATCTCGGCTCTTACAACTTTTCAGAACCCGCCGATCTTGAAAACGGCGAAAACCTCGTGCGCGTCCGCGATCGCACTGTGGCTACCAGCTACATGATCGAGGCGCTTCGGATGTACGACCATTACCGGTTCCGCGTCGCCTCTGAAGACGAGGAAGAGGGAGCCGGGCATCCGTTAGAACTGAAATTTCCGCCCCATGCAGGAGGCACGGCCTGGTTCGAGCGTGACTGGACCGACCCGGTTCGCGTCCGTGACCGCCAGCTTTTTGCACGCGCCGACTGA